One genomic segment of Xyrauchen texanus isolate HMW12.3.18 chromosome 5, RBS_HiC_50CHRs, whole genome shotgun sequence includes these proteins:
- the LOC127643823 gene encoding catenin delta-1-like isoform X3, whose amino-acid sequence MEQCENAASLLASVREQEMQFERLTRALEEERRSVGPSGTLPRPFPTLQNGRVTGDAELERLKLSEGYINGTQYRMLDPGHLVESVMVEEDPHDGLPVISVETSDDGTTRRTETTVKKVTKTTTTRTVIPSVSDTLSLDGTGSVTGMNYNTPIDRLYRPPGGPMDYPTATVPRNYHYGPPGGYDDYRSGPPSEAYASLSRGTRMDERYRPVDGYRTLDSAYRNHSRPQLDPYVAQPQVGRMGSALEITGALQRFVPDPYGLEDDQRSLGYDEPDYGMGPAMHYSTMPRLAHAHHAPPPRRTGSYEGTLDGDMSGAGDMYYWGGGAPLAQGERGSMASLDSTLRKGPAPTTWRQPELPEVIAMLNYRLDPVRSNAAAYLQHLTFKNDKVKSEVRRMKGIPALVSMLDNPKKEVHYAACGALKNISYGRDPDNKIAIKNCDGIPALVRLLRKTRDQDLTDTITGTLWNLSSHDSVKMEIVDHALHALSDEVMVPHSGWERGNKGGEESCKPRHLEWETALTNTTGCLRNVSSERSEARRKLRECSGLVDSLMYIVQSQINCKDVDNKLIENSVCLLRNLSYQVHREIPGCERYQETMPINQGPTPSSQKGGRFSSRKGKDEWFSKGKKDDDGTSDTVDIPKRSTPAKGYELLFQPEVVRLYTSLLKESKNPSVLEAAAGAVQNLCAGRWTYGRYIRGIVRQEHGLPMMTELLSHGNDRVVRAMSGALRNLAIDARNRDLLGKHAVPNLVANLPGGGQSQPARALSEETVVSVLSTMAEVIGSSVEAAKTLRSSQGIERLVLINKDSNRSDREVRGAGLVLQIVWGFKELRRTLEKDGWKKTDFMVNLTPPNNTRTNGGYEDSTLPLIDRGGKQDRDRDMIPLNDIGPDAYSTIDQRGRRNTLDDTLDRSDRDAPQKN is encoded by the exons ATGGAGCAGTGTGAGAATGCCGCATCTCTCCTGGCCTCCGTGCGAGAGCAGGAGATGCAGTTTGAGCGTCTGACTCGAGCTCTGGAGGAGGAGAGGAGGAGCGTGGGGCCCTCCGGCACCCTACCCCGCCCCTTCCCCACCCTGCAG AACGGGCGTGTCACTGGTGATGCAGAGTTGGAACGCCTCAAATTAAGTGAGGGCTATATTAACGGGACACAG tacaGGATGTTGGACCCTGGTCATCTTGTTGAGTCGGTCATGGTAGAGGAAGACCCTCACGATGGACTGCCAGTTATTTCAGTCGAAACCAGTGATGATGGCACAACACGCCGCACCGAGACTACA GTCAAGAAGGTCACAAAGACCACCACTACACGAACAGTCATTCCCTCAGTCTCTGACACACTCTCTCTGGATGGCACTGGTTCAGTCACCGGCATGAATTATAACACCCCGATAGACCGCCTGTACAGGCCACCAGGTGGTCCCATGGACTACCCTACTGCTACTGTCCCCCGTAACTACCACTATGGACCTCCAGGCGGCTATGACGACTACCGCAGCGGACCTCCTTCTGAAGCCTACGCCAGTCTCAGCCGAGGGACTCGTATGGATGAACGCTACAG GCCTGTTGATGGCTACCGCACGCTGGACTCTGCTTACCGCAACCACAGCCGGCCACAACTGGACCCGTATGTGGCTCAGCCACAGGTGGGACGTATGGGCAGTGCTCTGGAGATCACTGGAGCCCTGCAGCGCTTCGTCCCAGACCCCTACGGCCTAGAGGATGATCAGAGGAGCCTGGGATACGACGAGCCTGATTACGGCATGGGGCCAGCAATGCACTACAGCACGATGCCCCGGCTAGCACATGCACACCATGCCCCACCCCCACGCAGGACAGG GTCATATGAGGGCACACTAGATGGTGATATGAGTGGAGCTGGTGATATGTATTATTGGGGAGGTGGAGCCCCATTGGCTCAGGGAGAGAGAGGCAGCATGGCATCATTGGACAGCACTCTGCGCAAAGGCCCCGCCCCCACCACATGGAGGCAGCCAGAACTTCCTGAAGTAATCGCAATGCTCAACTATCGCCTGGACCCTGTCAGAAGCAATGCTGCAGCCTACTTGCAGCATCTTACCTTTAAGAATGATAAG GTGAAGTCGGAAGTAAGGCGAATGAAGGGGATCCCTGCCCTGGTCTCCATGCTTGATAACCCAAAGAAGGAGGTGCATTACGCAGCATGCGGAGCTCTCAAGAACATCTCATACGGACGAGATCCAGATAACAAGATAGCCATCAAGAACTGTGACGGAATTCCCGCACTGGTGCGGCTACTGAGGAAGACGAGAGATCAGGACCTCACAGACACTATAACCG GCACACTGTGGAACCTGTCGTCTCATGACTCCGTTAAGATGGAGATAGTGGACCATGCACTGCATGCTTTGTCCGATGAGGTGATGGTTCCACACTCTGGCTGGGAGAGGGGGAACAAAGGGGGAGAGGAGAGCTGCAAACCTAGACACTTGGAGTGGGAGACGGCACTCACCAACACTACCGGGTGCTTAAG GAATGTAAGTTCAGAACGAAGTGAGGCCAGGAGGAAGCTGAGGGAATGCTCTGGACTGGTCGACTCTCTTATGTACATTGTCCAGTCACAGATCAACTGTAAAGATGTGGACAACAAG TTGATAGAGAACAGCGTGTGTCTGCTGAGGAATCTGTCTTATCAAGTGCATCGGGAGATACCAGGTTGCGAGCGCTACCAGGAGACAATGCCAATCAACCAAGGCCCCACCCCTTCTTCCCAAAAGGGTGGTCGCTTTAGCTCCCGAAAGGGCAAAG ACGAGTGGTTTTCTAAAG GGAAGAAAGATGATGATGGGACTTCAGATACGGTTGACATTCCAAAGAGAAGCACACCAGCCAAAG GTTATGAATTGCTGTTCCAGCCAGAGGTAGTGCGTTTGTACACTTCCCTCCTGAAAGAGAGCAAGAACCCATCGGTTCTAGAAGCTGCTGCAGGAGCTGTGCAGAATCTGTGTGCAGGCCGCTGGACC TATGGGCGGTACATTAGAGGAATTGTGCGACAGGAGCATGGTCTGCCAATGATGACAGAGCTGTTATCTCATGGGAATGACCGTGTGGTCAGAGCCATGTCTGGAGCACTGAGAAACCTGGCCATTGACGCTCGCAACCGTGACCTGCTAG GAAAACATGCAGTGCCTAACCTGGTGGCTAACCTGCCGGGCGGTGGTCAGAGTCAGCCTGCGCGTGCACTTTCAGAGGAGACTGTGGTGTCTGTTCTCAGCACCATGGCAGAGGTGATCGGGTCCAGTGTGGAGGCGGCCAAAACCCTGCGCAGCTCCCAGGGCATCGAGAGATTGGTGCTCATCAACAAAGACAG CAACCGTTCAGATCGAGAGGTCCGTGGCGCTGGGCTGGTCCTGCAGATCGTGTGGGGCTTCAAAGAGCTCCGCCGCACACTGGAGAAAGATGGCTGGAAGAAAACTGATTTCATGGTCAACCTCACCCCACCTAACAACACCCGCACCAACGGAGGATACGAGGACAGCACCTTGCCGCTAATAGACAGAG gtggcAAACAGGACAGGGACCGAGATATGATTCCTCTTAATGACATTGGACCAG ATGCTTACTCTACGATAGACCAGAGAGGACGGAGAAACACTTTAGACGACACTCTGGATCGCTCTGACAGAGATGCACCTCAG AAAAACTGA
- the LOC127643823 gene encoding catenin delta-1-like isoform X4, whose product MLDPGHLVESVMVEEDPHDGLPVISVETSDDGTTRRTETTVKKVTKTTTTRTVIPSVSDTLSLDGTGSVTGMNYNTPIDRLYRPPGGPMDYPTATVPRNYHYGPPGGYDDYRSGPPSEAYASLSRGTRMDERYRPVDGYRTLDSAYRNHSRPQLDPYVAQPQVGRMGSALEITGALQRFVPDPYGLEDDQRSLGYDEPDYGMGPAMHYSTMPRLAHAHHAPPPRRTGSYEGTLDGDMSGAGDMYYWGGGAPLAQGERGSMASLDSTLRKGPAPTTWRQPELPEVIAMLNYRLDPVRSNAAAYLQHLTFKNDKVKSEVRRMKGIPALVSMLDNPKKEVHYAACGALKNISYGRDPDNKIAIKNCDGIPALVRLLRKTRDQDLTDTITGTLWNLSSHDSVKMEIVDHALHALSDEVMVPHSGWERGNKGGEESCKPRHLEWETALTNTTGCLRNVSSERSEARRKLRECSGLVDSLMYIVQSQINCKDVDNKLIENSVCLLRNLSYQVHREIPGCERYQETMPINQGPTPSSQKGGRFSSRKGKDEWFSKGKKDDDGTSDTVDIPKRSTPAKGYELLFQPEVVRLYTSLLKESKNPSVLEAAAGAVQNLCAGRWTYGRYIRGIVRQEHGLPMMTELLSHGNDRVVRAMSGALRNLAIDARNRDLLGKHAVPNLVANLPGGGQSQPARALSEETVVSVLSTMAEVIGSSVEAAKTLRSSQGIERLVLINKDSNRSDREVRGAGLVLQIVWGFKELRRTLEKDGWKKTDFMVNLTPPNNTRTNGGYEDSTLPLIDRGGKQDRDRDMIPLNDIGPDAYSTIDQRGRRNTLDDTLDRSDRDAPQGGMYGERRGSLPLLDSYDG is encoded by the exons ATGTTGGACCCTGGTCATCTTGTTGAGTCGGTCATGGTAGAGGAAGACCCTCACGATGGACTGCCAGTTATTTCAGTCGAAACCAGTGATGATGGCACAACACGCCGCACCGAGACTACA GTCAAGAAGGTCACAAAGACCACCACTACACGAACAGTCATTCCCTCAGTCTCTGACACACTCTCTCTGGATGGCACTGGTTCAGTCACCGGCATGAATTATAACACCCCGATAGACCGCCTGTACAGGCCACCAGGTGGTCCCATGGACTACCCTACTGCTACTGTCCCCCGTAACTACCACTATGGACCTCCAGGCGGCTATGACGACTACCGCAGCGGACCTCCTTCTGAAGCCTACGCCAGTCTCAGCCGAGGGACTCGTATGGATGAACGCTACAG GCCTGTTGATGGCTACCGCACGCTGGACTCTGCTTACCGCAACCACAGCCGGCCACAACTGGACCCGTATGTGGCTCAGCCACAGGTGGGACGTATGGGCAGTGCTCTGGAGATCACTGGAGCCCTGCAGCGCTTCGTCCCAGACCCCTACGGCCTAGAGGATGATCAGAGGAGCCTGGGATACGACGAGCCTGATTACGGCATGGGGCCAGCAATGCACTACAGCACGATGCCCCGGCTAGCACATGCACACCATGCCCCACCCCCACGCAGGACAGG GTCATATGAGGGCACACTAGATGGTGATATGAGTGGAGCTGGTGATATGTATTATTGGGGAGGTGGAGCCCCATTGGCTCAGGGAGAGAGAGGCAGCATGGCATCATTGGACAGCACTCTGCGCAAAGGCCCCGCCCCCACCACATGGAGGCAGCCAGAACTTCCTGAAGTAATCGCAATGCTCAACTATCGCCTGGACCCTGTCAGAAGCAATGCTGCAGCCTACTTGCAGCATCTTACCTTTAAGAATGATAAG GTGAAGTCGGAAGTAAGGCGAATGAAGGGGATCCCTGCCCTGGTCTCCATGCTTGATAACCCAAAGAAGGAGGTGCATTACGCAGCATGCGGAGCTCTCAAGAACATCTCATACGGACGAGATCCAGATAACAAGATAGCCATCAAGAACTGTGACGGAATTCCCGCACTGGTGCGGCTACTGAGGAAGACGAGAGATCAGGACCTCACAGACACTATAACCG GCACACTGTGGAACCTGTCGTCTCATGACTCCGTTAAGATGGAGATAGTGGACCATGCACTGCATGCTTTGTCCGATGAGGTGATGGTTCCACACTCTGGCTGGGAGAGGGGGAACAAAGGGGGAGAGGAGAGCTGCAAACCTAGACACTTGGAGTGGGAGACGGCACTCACCAACACTACCGGGTGCTTAAG GAATGTAAGTTCAGAACGAAGTGAGGCCAGGAGGAAGCTGAGGGAATGCTCTGGACTGGTCGACTCTCTTATGTACATTGTCCAGTCACAGATCAACTGTAAAGATGTGGACAACAAG TTGATAGAGAACAGCGTGTGTCTGCTGAGGAATCTGTCTTATCAAGTGCATCGGGAGATACCAGGTTGCGAGCGCTACCAGGAGACAATGCCAATCAACCAAGGCCCCACCCCTTCTTCCCAAAAGGGTGGTCGCTTTAGCTCCCGAAAGGGCAAAG ACGAGTGGTTTTCTAAAG GGAAGAAAGATGATGATGGGACTTCAGATACGGTTGACATTCCAAAGAGAAGCACACCAGCCAAAG GTTATGAATTGCTGTTCCAGCCAGAGGTAGTGCGTTTGTACACTTCCCTCCTGAAAGAGAGCAAGAACCCATCGGTTCTAGAAGCTGCTGCAGGAGCTGTGCAGAATCTGTGTGCAGGCCGCTGGACC TATGGGCGGTACATTAGAGGAATTGTGCGACAGGAGCATGGTCTGCCAATGATGACAGAGCTGTTATCTCATGGGAATGACCGTGTGGTCAGAGCCATGTCTGGAGCACTGAGAAACCTGGCCATTGACGCTCGCAACCGTGACCTGCTAG GAAAACATGCAGTGCCTAACCTGGTGGCTAACCTGCCGGGCGGTGGTCAGAGTCAGCCTGCGCGTGCACTTTCAGAGGAGACTGTGGTGTCTGTTCTCAGCACCATGGCAGAGGTGATCGGGTCCAGTGTGGAGGCGGCCAAAACCCTGCGCAGCTCCCAGGGCATCGAGAGATTGGTGCTCATCAACAAAGACAG CAACCGTTCAGATCGAGAGGTCCGTGGCGCTGGGCTGGTCCTGCAGATCGTGTGGGGCTTCAAAGAGCTCCGCCGCACACTGGAGAAAGATGGCTGGAAGAAAACTGATTTCATGGTCAACCTCACCCCACCTAACAACACCCGCACCAACGGAGGATACGAGGACAGCACCTTGCCGCTAATAGACAGAG gtggcAAACAGGACAGGGACCGAGATATGATTCCTCTTAATGACATTGGACCAG ATGCTTACTCTACGATAGACCAGAGAGGACGGAGAAACACTTTAGACGACACTCTGGATCGCTCTGACAGAGATGCACCTCAG GGAGGAATGTATGGGGAGAGGCGGGGCTCTCTGCCTCTTTTGGACTCTTATGATGGTTAG